A genomic window from Anticarsia gemmatalis isolate Benzon Research Colony breed Stoneville strain chromosome 6, ilAntGemm2 primary, whole genome shotgun sequence includes:
- the LOC142973722 gene encoding meso-2,3-butanediol dehydrogenase-like, which produces MFANKVVIITGASSGIGADTAVEFAKLDAKLVLTGRDKNNLAKTAERCEENSPSILKPLSVSADINKEADVQRIINETIEHYNQIDVLVNNAGIMGIGSVENTSLDQYDSIFNTNVRGPYYLTMLATPHLIKSKGNIVNVSSVAGLRSFPGILAYCMSKSALDQFTRCTSLELASKGVRVNAVNPGVIETGIHLRSGVSQEDYEKYLEKCKETHAIGRTGTTQEVAGTIIFLASDTASNITGATIPVDGGRHAMCPR; this is translated from the coding sequence ATCGGCGCTGACACTGCTGTAGAATTCGCGAAGCTTGACGCAAAATTAGTCTTGACTGGCAGAGACAAGAATAATTTGGCAAAAACCGCGGAAAGATGTGAAGAAAACTCACCTAGTATACTCAAACCATTGAGTGTTAGCGCCGATATTAACAAGGAGGCTGACGTTCAAAGAATAATAAACGAAACGATCGAACATTACAATCAAATCGATGTACTTGTCAATAATGCTGGTATAATGGGTATCGGGTCTGTCGAAAATACTTCTTTGGATCAATATGACAGTATCTTTAATACCAACGTGCGTGGACCTTATTACTTGACCATGTTAGCTACCCCACATCTCATTAAATCTAAAGGAAACATTGTCAACGTTTCCAGTGTCGCTGGGTTGAGATCTTTCCCTGGTATTTTGGCTTATTGCATGTCGAAATCGGCTTTAGACCAGTTCACTAGATGTACATCATTGGAGCTCGCTAGCAAGGGAGTCCGTGTAAACGCAGTTAATCCAGGTGTCATCGAAACTGGTATTCATTTGAGAAGTGGTGTTAGTCAGGAAGATTACGAGAAGTATTTGGAGAAATGTAAAGAAACTCACGCAATAGGCAGGACTGGGACTACTCAGGAGGTCGCCGGTACGATCATATTTTTGGCCAGTGATACGGCTAGCAATATCACTGGTGCTACCATTCCTGTTGACGGTGGTCGTCACGCTATGTGTCCTCGCTAA